Proteins encoded within one genomic window of Aurantiacibacter spongiae:
- a CDS encoding TadE/TadG family type IV pilus assembly protein produces MIRKIARKLAGLCRCNSGNATMLVALGMPVLIGGAGLGVDLTQWYMWKRELQFAVDQAAVAGAWARAEEETEGDYITRAQQEFAANLSVTGDETTIPDVRLANFAAGTDNSVAVSASWGKRLPFSSILTDQSASIYAYAQASFEEGRTFTSCLIATDDDDYGAVTIGGSSILTASCGIAALSTNATAVAVNGNPTVDAGWILAAGGIDQWLKDNTDDIILEYMSGLVDPYKELTPPDPANSRVNRTYSCAQQAATRKADVSVRTVVSYSYYVGQNKNNNTAWNNLAAKQNSDSTTVTRDQLVSQNTNSGTTTDGPNEEWTAIGGSKKDTKWEKKTTTTTTTISNVRNEGGQTAGNVVPGTYSGIHVKCATTFQPGVYVIDGGTVKITGQHEVTGSSVMFVLKNGASIDISGGANINLTAIQASDLIADGIPADEANRLAGLMIFEDPQGDGAGQNGNKINGNSNTILNGTIYLPKSGVDFRGTAGVTSQCLMIAAATITIGGNANMSTFCPANSAEDTTVLTTAAKVRLVA; encoded by the coding sequence ATGATCAGGAAAATCGCTCGCAAACTCGCCGGATTGTGCCGCTGCAACAGCGGCAACGCGACCATGCTCGTGGCGCTGGGTATGCCGGTGCTGATCGGCGGTGCCGGGCTCGGCGTCGACTTGACGCAGTGGTACATGTGGAAGCGCGAACTGCAATTCGCGGTAGATCAGGCCGCCGTGGCCGGGGCCTGGGCCCGTGCCGAGGAGGAAACCGAGGGCGACTACATCACCCGCGCGCAGCAGGAATTCGCCGCCAATCTTTCCGTCACCGGCGACGAGACGACCATCCCGGACGTTCGGCTCGCCAATTTCGCCGCCGGCACGGACAATTCGGTCGCGGTATCGGCCAGCTGGGGCAAGCGCCTGCCCTTCTCCAGCATCCTGACCGACCAGAGCGCGTCGATCTATGCCTATGCCCAGGCGAGCTTCGAAGAGGGTCGCACCTTCACTAGCTGCCTTATCGCGACGGATGATGACGATTACGGCGCCGTTACCATCGGGGGCAGTTCCATACTGACAGCAAGCTGCGGCATTGCCGCGCTATCGACAAACGCTACCGCCGTCGCGGTCAACGGGAACCCGACCGTTGATGCCGGCTGGATTCTCGCAGCCGGCGGTATCGATCAGTGGCTGAAAGATAACACCGACGACATCATCCTCGAATACATGTCCGGCCTTGTCGATCCATACAAGGAATTAACGCCCCCGGATCCGGCGAATTCTAGGGTCAACCGTACCTATAGCTGCGCTCAGCAGGCTGCCACGAGAAAGGCGGACGTGTCTGTCCGGACCGTGGTGTCCTATTCATATTACGTCGGACAGAATAAAAACAACAATACCGCGTGGAACAATCTTGCGGCGAAGCAGAATAGTGATTCGACGACCGTGACGCGCGATCAGCTCGTCTCCCAGAATACGAATTCGGGGACTACGACGGATGGACCGAACGAAGAGTGGACCGCTATTGGTGGTTCGAAAAAGGATACCAAGTGGGAAAAGAAGACAACGACGACGACCACGACGATATCCAATGTTCGAAATGAAGGCGGGCAAACGGCGGGCAACGTTGTTCCGGGAACCTACTCCGGTATTCATGTGAAATGCGCGACGACGTTTCAGCCAGGCGTCTACGTGATCGACGGCGGAACCGTGAAGATAACGGGACAGCATGAAGTCACGGGATCGAGCGTCATGTTCGTTCTCAAAAATGGGGCGAGCATCGATATTTCCGGCGGCGCGAACATCAACCTCACCGCAATCCAGGCATCAGACCTCATCGCCGACGGCATACCTGCTGACGAAGCGAATCGGTTGGCTGGCCTTATGATTTTCGAAGATCCGCAGGGCGACGGTGCGGGCCAGAACGGTAACAAAATCAATGGTAATTCGAACACGATCCTGAACGGTACGATCTACCTCCCGAAAAGCGGCGTGGATTTTCGCGGAACTGCCGGGGTTACAAGCCAGTGCCTGATGATCGCGGCAGCCACCATCACCATTGGCGGCAATGCGAACATGAGCACTTTCTGTCCGGCGAATTCGGCAGAGGATACGACAGTCCTGACGACCGCCGCCAAGGTGAGGCTCGTGGCATGA
- a CDS encoding TadE/TadG family type IV pilus assembly protein — MMRWLARTVRPTALDADERGSMAIETAIVAPVLLCMALGGFEVSSMVARQTELQSAAAEAAAVVRAVSPETAAERRTVRNIVATSICGNDTPDTSGDAATCGASNQTSVTVTPLVRCGTATSYVASGTDCGAQATYKFIRVDLADRYDPIWTKWGITNGFNYNMSRTVQVG, encoded by the coding sequence ATGATGCGCTGGCTCGCCCGCACGGTCCGCCCGACCGCCCTTGACGCCGACGAGCGCGGATCGATGGCGATCGAGACGGCCATCGTCGCCCCCGTGCTGCTGTGCATGGCACTGGGCGGGTTCGAAGTCAGCTCGATGGTCGCGCGTCAGACCGAATTGCAGAGCGCAGCGGCCGAGGCCGCAGCGGTAGTGCGCGCCGTCTCTCCCGAGACGGCTGCGGAACGGCGAACCGTCCGCAACATCGTCGCCACCTCCATCTGCGGCAACGACACACCCGACACGTCCGGCGATGCAGCGACCTGCGGGGCGAGCAACCAGACCAGCGTGACCGTCACGCCTCTTGTCCGCTGCGGCACGGCGACAAGCTATGTCGCGAGCGGCACGGATTGCGGCGCGCAAGCGACCTACAAGTTCATCCGAGTCGATCTGGCCGACCGCTACGATCCGATCTGGACGAAGTGGGGCATAACCAACGGGTTCAACTACAACATGAGCCGGACGGTGCAGGTGGGATGA
- a CDS encoding TadE/TadG family type IV pilus assembly protein, whose product MRDLKTLARDDAGSTIVEFALIGPAFLIMMLGVLQIGIALQNYNALRNVSADTARYAMVQHQTGNTINNNQIRTYAINHSTGAPYLLSSTQLNAVVDEPLVRRVADARELNLTMSYQIDSLLGFAGIDGPFITYSRPIFLLDNTLPAT is encoded by the coding sequence ATGCGCGACTTGAAAACTCTCGCCCGCGACGATGCCGGATCGACCATCGTCGAGTTCGCTTTGATCGGGCCGGCCTTCCTCATCATGATGCTGGGCGTTCTCCAGATCGGGATCGCGCTGCAGAACTACAACGCGCTGCGCAACGTGTCGGCGGACACCGCGCGCTACGCCATGGTGCAGCACCAGACGGGCAACACCATCAACAACAACCAGATCCGCACCTATGCGATCAACCATTCGACCGGCGCGCCCTATCTGCTCAGTTCGACGCAGCTGAATGCGGTGGTCGACGAACCGCTTGTCCGGCGCGTGGCCGATGCGCGCGAACTGAATCTCACGATGAGCTACCAGATCGACAGCCTGCTGGGCTTCGCCGGCATCGATGGACCTTTCATCACCTATTCGCGGCCCATCTTCCTGCTCGACAACACCCTGCCGGCAACCTGA
- a CDS encoding TadE/TadG family type IV pilus assembly protein, whose amino-acid sequence MAVFPPLPTAPRSDLLRRLARNEAGNVIAIIAASIFPLLALIGGGIDMGRGYLSQSRLQQACDAGVLAARKRLGTQVAAGAEITQDVADTGQRFFNINFGEGDYGTRNRAFQMTLESDFSISGEASVDVPTTIMAVFGFTEMDVSVDCTAQINMANTDIMMVLDTTGSMAETNSGDTLSKIEALRSTVSSFYDQMAAAARGTSRIRYGFVPYSTNVNVGHLLADDWVVDDWDYQSRRSIVTGTKKGTRTYNRNWTTISGSAGSETVISTYPATYHEAQPGTQVVDDNENVTTVGASGAYWSCDTAAPAGNVSTTSEMLSSEENNFEGPPRGKQTVELWQRVQDGTGYRVTRSGETCQVRQRVYDRFTQQYERVTEPTENDITKWQYRQLTYDVSDWRSSGNGCIEERATYPIDDFDNVDLSRALDLDIDLVPTSDDDTRWRPSMPQYLYARSMKYDNTGSFTPASVTTNDNYIAPAVLGLAQCPSPAMRLSEITSGQLDTFLSGLTASGSTYHDIGMIWGGRLLSPTGLFAADNRDVSAAQPTNRHMIFLTDGETAPLDLAYASYGLEPLDRRRWSPSSALSLVQTVENRFSFACEEVKKKNITVWVISFGTAPNAIMQTCAGPDHYFVADDAAELESVFTAIANRMAELRVTR is encoded by the coding sequence ATGGCCGTGTTCCCGCCCCTCCCAACCGCGCCGCGTTCGGACCTGCTGCGTCGTCTCGCACGCAACGAGGCGGGCAACGTCATCGCCATCATCGCCGCGAGCATCTTTCCGCTGCTGGCACTGATCGGCGGCGGGATCGACATGGGCCGCGGCTATCTGTCGCAGAGCCGGTTGCAGCAGGCCTGCGACGCCGGCGTTCTGGCGGCGCGCAAGCGCTTGGGAACCCAGGTCGCCGCCGGAGCCGAGATTACCCAGGACGTGGCCGATACCGGCCAGCGTTTCTTCAACATCAACTTCGGCGAAGGCGATTACGGCACACGCAACCGCGCCTTCCAGATGACGCTGGAGAGCGATTTCTCCATTTCGGGTGAAGCAAGCGTGGACGTGCCGACCACGATCATGGCCGTGTTCGGTTTCACCGAGATGGATGTTTCGGTCGACTGCACCGCGCAGATCAACATGGCGAACACCGACATCATGATGGTGCTCGACACTACCGGGTCGATGGCGGAAACCAATTCCGGCGATACCTTATCCAAGATCGAGGCGCTGCGCTCCACCGTCAGCAGCTTCTACGATCAGATGGCCGCAGCCGCCCGGGGAACCAGCCGCATCCGCTATGGCTTCGTGCCCTACTCCACCAACGTGAATGTCGGGCATCTTCTGGCCGACGACTGGGTGGTGGACGATTGGGATTACCAGTCGCGTAGAAGCATCGTTACAGGGACGAAGAAGGGCACGCGCACCTACAACCGCAACTGGACGACGATCAGCGGCAGTGCGGGCAGCGAGACGGTGATAAGCACCTATCCGGCCACCTATCACGAGGCCCAGCCCGGTACGCAGGTGGTCGACGACAACGAAAACGTCACGACCGTCGGCGCAAGCGGCGCATACTGGAGCTGCGACACCGCCGCTCCGGCCGGAAACGTCTCGACGACATCCGAGATGCTCTCCAGCGAAGAGAACAATTTCGAAGGGCCGCCGCGCGGAAAGCAGACCGTCGAACTGTGGCAACGGGTACAGGACGGCACGGGCTACCGCGTAACCCGCTCCGGCGAGACCTGCCAGGTCCGGCAACGCGTCTATGACCGGTTCACCCAGCAATACGAACGCGTCACCGAACCGACCGAAAACGACATCACCAAGTGGCAATACCGCCAGCTGACCTACGACGTCAGCGACTGGCGCAGCAGCGGTAATGGCTGCATCGAGGAGCGCGCGACCTACCCCATCGACGATTTCGACAACGTCGATCTGTCTCGCGCGCTGGACCTCGATATCGATCTGGTGCCGACGTCTGACGACGATACGCGCTGGCGCCCGTCAATGCCGCAATATCTCTACGCCCGGTCGATGAAATACGACAATACCGGCAGCTTCACGCCGGCATCGGTCACCACCAACGACAATTACATCGCCCCCGCCGTGCTCGGATTGGCCCAGTGCCCGAGCCCAGCCATGCGGTTGTCCGAAATCACGTCGGGTCAGCTCGACACGTTTCTTTCGGGGCTGACCGCATCGGGATCGACCTACCACGATATCGGCATGATCTGGGGCGGCCGACTGCTCTCGCCAACCGGTCTGTTCGCGGCGGACAACCGCGACGTCAGCGCCGCGCAGCCGACCAATCGGCACATGATCTTCCTGACCGATGGCGAAACCGCTCCGCTCGATCTGGCCTACGCGTCCTACGGGCTCGAACCGCTCGACCGTCGCCGCTGGTCGCCATCGTCGGCGCTTTCGCTGGTCCAGACGGTGGAAAATCGCTTTTCCTTCGCCTGCGAGGAGGTGAAGAAGAAGAACATCACCGTCTGGGTCATCAGCTTTGGCACGGCGCCCAACGCGATCATGCAGACCTGCGCCGGCCCGGATCACTATTTCGTCGCGGACGACGCGGCCGAGCTGGAAAGCGTGTTCACCGCCATCGCCAACCGCATGGCCGAATTGCGGGTCACACGATGA
- a CDS encoding TadE/TadG family type IV pilus assembly protein, which translates to MKGGIRKLAADETGVTVVEFALIAPVLALTLMGLFDFSYNIYAETMIEGAVQKAARDSTIETYANSPADLDGHVEHAVQQIVPRSDVVFSRSAYTDYADIGRAEEFTDSNDDGICNDGEPFVDANGNNAWDTDRGTSTTGGAKDAVLYEVTATYDRMFPLAGLLGFDNEVSVYARTVLRNQPYDEQAARRSVGNCP; encoded by the coding sequence ATGAAGGGCGGCATTCGCAAGCTCGCGGCCGACGAAACCGGCGTCACCGTGGTCGAATTCGCGCTGATCGCACCGGTTCTGGCGCTGACGCTGATGGGCCTGTTCGATTTTTCCTACAACATCTATGCCGAGACGATGATCGAGGGTGCGGTGCAGAAGGCGGCGCGCGATTCCACCATCGAAACCTATGCCAATTCGCCTGCGGACCTGGACGGTCACGTCGAGCATGCGGTGCAGCAGATCGTCCCGCGATCCGATGTCGTCTTCAGCCGCAGCGCCTATACCGACTATGCCGATATCGGACGCGCGGAGGAGTTCACCGACTCCAATGACGACGGCATCTGCAACGATGGCGAGCCGTTCGTCGATGCGAACGGCAACAATGCGTGGGATACGGACCGCGGAACAAGCACCACGGGCGGCGCGAAGGACGCCGTGCTGTACGAAGTCACCGCCACCTACGACCGCATGTTTCCGCTCGCCGGCCTGCTGGGGTTCGACAACGAGGTATCGGTTTACGCCCGCACTGTCCTGCGTAACCAGCCCTACGACGAACAGGCGGCGCGCCGCAGCGTCGGGAATTGCCCGTGA
- a CDS encoding TadE/TadG family type IV pilus assembly protein, translating into MNRVFAPIRAGFVRLMRDRAAVAMTEFALTLPFLLGLGLMGMETANRALIQMQISQLAVHVADNASRIGDRSILEDTKIYERQINDLFYGAEIQAGSGLGLYEHGRVILSSLEVVPDTEDQQYIHWQRCLGSKRHTSSYGEEGDGLTGTDFPGMGPAGEEVLAFPREAVMFVEVVYDYQPIIGAPFTYDEDTVSAIASFTVRDARDLSRIYQRDPGDPDPVASCDTYGGSPYSTL; encoded by the coding sequence GTGAACCGGGTTTTCGCCCCGATTCGCGCAGGTTTCGTCCGGCTCATGCGCGACCGCGCGGCGGTGGCGATGACGGAGTTCGCGCTCACCCTGCCCTTCCTTCTCGGCCTCGGTCTGATGGGCATGGAAACCGCCAACCGGGCGCTGATCCAGATGCAGATCTCGCAGCTTGCCGTCCACGTGGCCGACAATGCCTCGCGGATCGGTGACCGATCGATCCTCGAGGATACGAAGATCTACGAGCGGCAGATCAACGATCTGTTCTACGGCGCGGAGATCCAGGCAGGCTCGGGGCTGGGCCTCTACGAACACGGTCGCGTGATCCTCTCCAGCCTGGAGGTGGTGCCGGACACGGAGGACCAGCAGTATATCCATTGGCAGCGTTGTCTGGGATCGAAGCGCCACACCAGTTCCTATGGCGAGGAAGGGGACGGACTTACCGGCACCGACTTTCCCGGCATGGGCCCCGCGGGAGAGGAAGTGCTCGCCTTTCCGCGCGAGGCGGTGATGTTCGTCGAGGTGGTTTACGACTACCAGCCCATCATCGGCGCGCCGTTCACCTATGATGAGGATACGGTGAGCGCGATCGCCAGCTTCACGGTGCGCGACGCGCGCGACCTTTCCCGCATATATCAGCGCGATCCGGGCGACCCCGATCCGGTCGCCAGTTGCGATACCTATGGCGGCTCGCCCTACTCCACCCT